One Mesorhizobium sp. J428 DNA segment encodes these proteins:
- the pstC gene encoding phosphate ABC transporter permease subunit PstC — MVFYILVLLAAVGAAGYFAGRSRAISVVGGEVHKLHSLPSQHGSYVALFAVLPALLALIAWGLASPGIETSIIKSRFAAELAGQGIPQIEAFIRDAKAIAFGGLVGFTDSTKEAAAATYRSLHNTSLTIIGIVCALLAVGGFLYSYRNISARFRARHVVERVVRVFLIACSVVAVLTTIGIVLSLIFESLLFFGEIPFFKFLFGLHWSPQSAFTGAGTAAGEVNEDIFGAVPLFVGTLLITFIAMLVAAPVGLMSAIYLSDYATRSIRAVAKPVLEILAGIPTVVYGFFAALTVAPFFRDLGQSVGLSVASESALAAGVVMGIMIIPFVSSLSDDVINAVPQSLRDGSAGLGATKSETIRKVVLPAALPGIVSAMLLAVSRAIGETMIVVMAAGLAANLTINPLEAVTTITVQIATLLVGDQEFDSAKTRAAFALGLVLFCATLALNVIALRVVKKYREQYD, encoded by the coding sequence ATGGTCTTCTATATTCTGGTTCTGCTCGCCGCTGTTGGTGCCGCGGGTTACTTCGCCGGCCGCTCCAGAGCGATCTCAGTCGTCGGTGGCGAAGTGCACAAGCTGCATTCCCTGCCGTCCCAGCATGGAAGCTATGTCGCCCTGTTTGCGGTACTGCCGGCGCTCCTCGCCCTGATCGCCTGGGGGCTGGCGTCGCCCGGCATCGAGACCTCGATCATCAAGTCGCGCTTTGCCGCGGAACTCGCCGGGCAAGGCATCCCGCAGATCGAGGCGTTTATTCGCGACGCAAAGGCGATCGCGTTCGGCGGCCTGGTCGGGTTCACCGATTCGACCAAAGAGGCTGCCGCTGCGACGTATCGGTCGCTTCACAACACCAGCCTCACGATCATCGGGATCGTCTGTGCCCTGCTCGCCGTCGGTGGCTTTCTCTATTCCTATCGGAACATCTCCGCCCGGTTCCGGGCGCGGCACGTGGTCGAGCGGGTCGTGCGGGTGTTTCTCATAGCCTGCTCGGTCGTCGCGGTGCTGACGACGATCGGCATCGTGCTTTCGCTCATCTTCGAGTCGCTGCTGTTCTTCGGCGAGATTCCGTTCTTCAAATTCCTGTTTGGGCTGCATTGGTCGCCCCAGAGCGCCTTCACGGGTGCGGGAACGGCGGCCGGCGAGGTCAACGAGGACATTTTCGGTGCCGTTCCGCTGTTCGTTGGGACGCTGCTGATCACCTTCATCGCGATGCTGGTGGCCGCGCCCGTCGGTCTGATGTCGGCGATCTATCTGTCCGACTATGCGACCAGGAGCATTCGCGCCGTGGCAAAGCCGGTCCTGGAGATCCTCGCGGGCATTCCGACGGTGGTCTACGGCTTCTTTGCGGCGCTGACAGTCGCTCCATTCTTCCGCGATCTCGGCCAGTCGGTCGGCCTCAGCGTGGCGTCGGAATCCGCGCTCGCGGCGGGCGTGGTGATGGGAATCATGATCATTCCCTTCGTTTCGTCTCTTTCCGACGACGTCATCAACGCCGTGCCGCAGTCGCTGCGCGACGGATCGGCGGGGCTGGGCGCCACGAAATCGGAAACCATCCGCAAAGTCGTCCTGCCGGCGGCGCTTCCGGGCATCGTCTCGGCGATGCTGCTTGCCGTCAGCCGGGCCATCGGCGAAACCATGATCGTCGTCATGGCGGCCGGACTGGCTGCCAACCTGACCATCAATCCGCTCGAGGCGGTGACCACGATAACGGTCCAGATCGCAACCCTTCTGGTCGGCGACCAGGAATTCGACAGCGCCAAAACCCGCGCGGCGTTTGCACTCGGACTCGTGCTGTTCTGCGCGACCCTTGCTCTCAACGTCATCGCCCTTCGCGTGGTCAAGAAGTATCGGGAACAGTATGACTGA
- a CDS encoding response regulator produces the protein MPGESAKAGDEYMRLPGVAVDRRTSELLEDLQRTVDAMRMGVVVLDADLRAEVINRAFYDIWKVTPRDVSVGSPFRALMDINRHNGVYDVADDRWEDYVATRLREISAGSVPPKEFRRADGYTMVYEVTELSGGKRLVTYFDISDLKQREAELAEALERAGLADAVIDGINNPVFVKDSQLRFVYVNEAFASMFGVTPAQMTGRRGGDFITSADVAQFEMTERRVLETGEAYEVEEDFEVDGVGKSRIVRKNRIRTGSGNDYVAGFIFDISEIREREAALRDFTRQIDLFRHVLDELPVAAYVKDDDLSIRFVNKAWCALTGIGKDEAAGRSDLDLFGVQGEDFAHRDLAVLSTGIVNETEETLTHRDGSARQLIARKSRLSLDDGTVHLIGSSTDVTELKQREIELEQAQRRAVLADRAKSEFLANMSHEIRTPMNGVLGMAELLSKSSLDAKQRTFTDIILKSGNALLKIINDILDFSKIDAGQLVLDPAPFNLAEAIEDVATLVSTRAKEKDLELIVRVQPDLPALFVGDVGRIRQIITNLLGNAVKFTDSGHVLVDVNGEMDGSVTRLTIAVTDTGIGIPADKLKLVFEKFSQVDGSSTRRHEGTGLGLAITSRLVEMMNGSVEVRSAEGEGSTFTVSLELPVAADQKPRRVAPLDVTGARILVVDDNPVNRAILMEQMRSWAFDACAAQSGPEGLLVLDTTSRLGLKVDCVILDYQMPGMTGADVARAVRANPALADTPLILLTSVDQSLSNKSYRDLDIDAHLIKPARSSVLLDALVTTIQRHRAPPVLAAAPVERPAVSRLEPQVPKPVPARAEGRHRVDILVAEDNEVNQLVFTQILGETGHTFEIVDNGRRALEAFEALQPRMILMDISMPMMNGLEATAAIREREAGGGGRVPIVGVTAHALKGDRERCLEAGMDDYLSKPISPNALLAKVELWMDDRASRTVAG, from the coding sequence ATGCCCGGCGAATCCGCGAAGGCCGGCGACGAATACATGCGCCTGCCCGGCGTTGCGGTCGACCGTCGGACGAGCGAATTGCTGGAAGACCTGCAGCGGACCGTCGACGCCATGCGCATGGGCGTCGTGGTGCTGGACGCCGACCTGCGCGCGGAGGTCATCAACCGCGCCTTCTACGACATCTGGAAAGTGACGCCGCGGGACGTCTCGGTCGGCAGCCCGTTCCGGGCGCTGATGGACATCAACCGCCACAACGGCGTCTACGACGTTGCCGACGACAGATGGGAGGACTACGTGGCCACCCGGCTGCGCGAGATCTCCGCCGGCAGCGTGCCGCCGAAGGAGTTCCGCCGGGCGGACGGCTACACCATGGTCTACGAGGTCACGGAACTGTCAGGCGGCAAGCGCCTGGTGACCTATTTCGACATTTCCGACCTGAAGCAGCGCGAGGCGGAGCTCGCGGAGGCGCTCGAGCGGGCCGGCCTCGCCGACGCGGTGATCGACGGCATCAACAACCCTGTGTTCGTCAAGGACAGCCAGCTTCGCTTCGTCTACGTCAACGAGGCGTTCGCAAGCATGTTCGGCGTGACGCCGGCGCAGATGACGGGCAGGCGCGGCGGCGATTTCATCACGTCGGCAGACGTGGCGCAGTTCGAGATGACGGAACGCCGGGTGCTGGAGACCGGCGAAGCCTACGAGGTCGAGGAAGACTTCGAGGTCGACGGCGTCGGCAAGTCGCGCATCGTGCGCAAGAACCGCATCCGCACCGGCAGCGGCAACGACTATGTCGCCGGCTTCATCTTCGACATTTCCGAGATCAGGGAACGAGAGGCTGCCCTGCGCGACTTCACGCGCCAGATCGACCTGTTCCGGCATGTGCTCGACGAGCTACCGGTCGCGGCCTATGTCAAGGACGACGACCTCTCGATCCGCTTCGTCAACAAGGCCTGGTGCGCGCTGACCGGCATTGGCAAGGACGAGGCCGCCGGCCGCAGCGACCTCGACCTGTTCGGCGTCCAGGGCGAGGACTTTGCGCATCGCGACCTCGCCGTCCTTTCCACCGGCATCGTCAACGAGACCGAGGAGACACTGACCCATCGCGACGGGTCGGCCAGGCAACTGATCGCCCGCAAGAGCCGCCTGTCGCTCGACGACGGGACGGTTCACCTCATCGGCTCCAGCACGGACGTGACCGAGTTGAAGCAGCGCGAGATCGAACTGGAGCAGGCGCAGCGCCGGGCCGTGCTCGCCGACCGCGCCAAGTCCGAATTCCTGGCCAATATGAGCCACGAGATCCGCACGCCGATGAACGGCGTGCTCGGCATGGCGGAACTGCTCTCCAAGTCGAGCCTAGATGCCAAGCAGCGCACCTTCACCGACATCATCCTCAAGTCGGGCAATGCGCTGCTCAAGATCATCAACGACATCCTCGATTTCTCGAAGATCGACGCCGGCCAGCTCGTGCTCGATCCCGCCCCCTTCAACCTCGCCGAGGCGATCGAGGACGTGGCGACGCTGGTCTCGACCCGGGCCAAGGAGAAGGACCTGGAGCTGATCGTGCGCGTCCAACCGGACCTGCCGGCGCTGTTCGTCGGCGATGTCGGCCGCATCCGCCAGATCATCACCAACCTGCTCGGCAACGCCGTCAAGTTCACGGATTCGGGCCATGTGCTGGTCGACGTCAACGGCGAGATGGACGGGTCCGTGACCCGGCTCACCATTGCGGTCACCGACACGGGCATCGGCATCCCGGCCGACAAGCTCAAGCTGGTCTTCGAGAAATTCAGCCAGGTGGACGGCTCCTCGACCCGCCGCCACGAGGGCACGGGCCTCGGCCTCGCGATCACGTCGAGGCTGGTCGAGATGATGAACGGCAGCGTTGAGGTGCGGAGCGCCGAGGGCGAGGGATCGACCTTCACGGTCAGCCTGGAGCTTCCAGTGGCCGCCGACCAGAAGCCGCGCCGCGTTGCGCCGCTCGACGTGACGGGGGCGCGCATCCTGGTGGTCGACGACAATCCGGTCAACCGCGCCATCCTGATGGAGCAAATGCGGTCCTGGGCGTTCGACGCCTGCGCGGCGCAGAGCGGGCCGGAAGGCCTGCTGGTGCTCGACACCACCTCGCGGCTCGGGCTCAAGGTCGATTGCGTGATCCTGGACTACCAGATGCCGGGAATGACGGGGGCCGACGTGGCGAGGGCGGTGCGCGCCAATCCCGCGCTCGCGGACACGCCGCTGATCCTGCTGACCTCGGTGGACCAGTCGCTGTCGAACAAGAGCTACCGCGACCTGGATATCGATGCCCACCTGATCAAGCCGGCCCGCTCGTCGGTGCTGCTCGACGCGCTGGTGACCACGATACAGCGCCATCGCGCGCCGCCGGTCCTCGCAGCGGCGCCGGTCGAAAGGCCAGCCGTATCGAGGCTGGAGCCGCAGGTTCCGAAGCCGGTTCCCGCCCGCGCGGAAGGGCGGCACCGGGTCGACATCCTGGTCGCCGAGGACAATGAGGTGAACCAGCTGGTGTTCACGCAGATCCTGGGCGAGACCGGCCATACGTTCGAGATCGTCGACAACGGCCGGCGCGCGCTCGAGGCGTTCGAGGCGCTGCAGCCACGGATGATCCTGATGGACATCTCGATGCCGATGATGAACGGGCTGGAGGCCACGGCCGCGATCCGCGAGCGCGAGGCCGGCGGCGGCGGGCGCGTCCCGATCGTCGGCGTCACGGCGCATGCGCTCAAGGGTGACCGCGAACGCTGCCTGGAAGCGGGAATGGACGACTATCTCTCCAAGCCGATCAGCCCGAACGCGCTGCTTGCCAAGGTCGAGCTCTGGATGGACGACAGGGCCTCGCGTACCGTCGCCGGCTGA
- a CDS encoding pyroglutamyl-peptidase I yields the protein MTPLRILTTGFSAFPRAPVNPTEVLMELLEKAAPDLGPAVELRTLVLPVEYARAPQALGEIGAAFAADVAVLFGLADTARGFRLESTARNRSSTLAVDAAGLLPAQARVCEGPATLRSTLPLPDIAAALEAEGLPVQLSSNAGAYLCNHVFYLSRSGTISRFGPKISGFVHVPFLDDQLSAVDPARASRLFTLSRDELLKGAVVILRVCAEHARRAGEDPKHASSRIHA from the coding sequence ATGACCCCACTTCGCATTCTCACCACGGGCTTCTCCGCCTTCCCGCGTGCGCCGGTCAATCCGACCGAGGTACTGATGGAGCTGCTCGAGAAGGCTGCTCCCGATCTCGGGCCGGCCGTCGAGCTGCGCACGCTGGTGCTGCCCGTCGAATATGCACGCGCGCCGCAGGCGCTCGGCGAGATCGGGGCGGCGTTCGCGGCGGACGTGGCGGTGCTTTTCGGCCTCGCCGACACGGCACGCGGCTTCCGCCTCGAATCCACGGCGCGCAACCGCTCGTCGACGCTCGCCGTCGATGCGGCGGGGCTGCTGCCGGCGCAGGCGCGCGTCTGCGAGGGGCCTGCGACCTTGCGCTCGACGCTGCCGCTGCCCGACATCGCGGCGGCACTCGAAGCCGAGGGCCTGCCGGTGCAGCTCTCGTCCAATGCCGGCGCCTATCTGTGCAACCATGTCTTCTACCTGTCGCGCTCCGGCACGATCTCGCGGTTCGGTCCGAAGATATCGGGCTTCGTCCACGTGCCGTTCCTCGACGACCAGCTGTCCGCGGTCGATCCAGCCCGCGCCAGCCGCCTGTTCACGCTGAGCCGCGACGAGCTGCTCAAGGGCGCCGTCGTCATCCTGCGCGTCTGCGCCGAGCATGCGCGCCGCGCCGGCGAGGATCCGAAGCACGCGTCCAGCCGGATTCATGCTTAG
- a CDS encoding dihydrofolate reductase has translation MIADAQGLMPAPLRNDADWAIFQAALDRSSLVVLGSLGHGRHPNPGRRRLVFTSSVEQLAPDAADPLATFYNPAGLPVGELLARLDVPEGVVAVTGGQRVFDHFLPLYDEFMLAEVEPFVLPGGISCFGAGHPRAVLAATGLAPFERQAIDPDNGVTLTRWQRPGGRP, from the coding sequence ATGATTGCCGACGCGCAGGGGCTGATGCCTGCGCCGCTGAGGAACGATGCCGACTGGGCGATCTTCCAGGCGGCGCTCGACCGGTCGAGCCTCGTCGTCCTCGGCAGCCTCGGCCACGGGCGGCATCCCAATCCGGGGCGGCGCAGGCTCGTCTTCACCAGTTCGGTGGAGCAGTTGGCGCCTGATGCGGCCGATCCGCTGGCGACGTTCTACAATCCGGCCGGCCTGCCGGTCGGTGAGCTGCTCGCGCGGCTGGACGTGCCGGAGGGCGTGGTCGCGGTCACCGGCGGCCAGCGGGTGTTCGACCATTTCCTGCCGCTCTACGACGAGTTCATGCTGGCGGAGGTCGAGCCGTTCGTCCTTCCGGGCGGCATATCCTGTTTCGGCGCCGGTCATCCGCGCGCGGTGCTTGCCGCGACCGGGCTTGCACCCTTCGAGAGGCAGGCGATCGACCCGGATAACGGGGTGACGCTGACGCGGTGGCAAAGGCCCGGCGGACGGCCTTGA
- a CDS encoding DUF3108 domain-containing protein: MIARMLAVLAFAGLTSTSVAAEGPKSFRVDYSVSILGLNIARSSFESTIEPRTFSVSGTVASSGIARIFDQTEGTAEVRGNFGDDGAQGNRFLLNYTSGKKKKSTEIAFSKGTVTRALNTPARKPDPKAWVPVKKADLVSVADPLSASLVKASGLRDVCDRTIKVFDGEMRMDLRLSYVDTGTAETRGYSGQTVTCRARFVPIGGYKGGHRSIEFLKNKSKILISFAPLGTTGVYAPIKVSATTEIGTLVVNARRFEAVSQ; the protein is encoded by the coding sequence ATGATCGCTCGAATGCTTGCCGTGCTGGCGTTTGCCGGCCTGACATCCACCTCCGTTGCGGCGGAGGGACCTAAATCGTTCCGTGTCGACTATTCCGTGTCGATCCTCGGGCTGAACATCGCGCGCTCGAGCTTCGAGAGCACGATCGAGCCGCGAACCTTCTCCGTTTCCGGCACCGTGGCCTCCAGCGGCATCGCGCGCATCTTCGACCAGACCGAGGGCACCGCCGAGGTGCGGGGCAATTTCGGCGACGACGGCGCGCAGGGCAACCGCTTCCTGCTCAACTACACCTCCGGCAAGAAGAAGAAGAGCACCGAGATCGCCTTCTCCAAGGGCACCGTCACCCGCGCCCTCAACACGCCCGCCCGCAAGCCCGACCCCAAGGCCTGGGTACCGGTGAAGAAGGCCGACCTCGTCTCGGTCGCCGACCCGCTGTCGGCCTCGCTGGTCAAGGCTTCCGGCCTGCGCGATGTCTGCGACCGGACGATCAAGGTGTTCGACGGAGAGATGCGTATGGACCTGAGGCTCTCCTATGTCGACACCGGCACCGCCGAGACGCGGGGCTATTCCGGCCAGACGGTCACCTGCCGCGCCCGCTTCGTGCCCATCGGCGGCTACAAGGGCGGCCACAGGTCGATCGAGTTCCTCAAGAACAAGAGCAAGATCCTGATCTCCTTCGCCCCGCTCGGCACCACTGGCGTTTACGCCCCGATCAAGGTATCGGCGACCACGGAGATCGGAACGCTGGTCGTCAACGCGCGGCGGTTCGAAGCAGTCAGCCAGTAG
- a CDS encoding DMT family transporter: protein MGRATLIGFSAVAMWALLALLTSASGAVPPFLLSALAFSIGAAIGFAARLAGLSPPATEPVPVAVWVIGIAGLFGYHFFYFTALRAAPAVEASLIAYLWPLFIVVGSALMPGERLRWFHVAGALLGLAGTALIVTKGGAVAFEARYGFGYAMALVCAFVWAIYSLASRRFPQVPTSIVTWFCLATAILSALCHLALEETVWPQGVGQWLAVAGLGLMPVGAAFYAWDYGVKHGNIQVLGAASYAAPLLSTLVLIAGGAARAEPAILAACVLITAGAVLAAKNMLFPTRGKAEETKA from the coding sequence GTGGGCCGCGCGACACTCATCGGGTTTTCGGCCGTCGCCATGTGGGCGCTGCTGGCGCTGCTCACCAGCGCGTCCGGCGCCGTGCCGCCCTTCCTGCTCTCCGCGCTCGCCTTCTCGATCGGTGCGGCGATCGGCTTTGCCGCCCGCCTCGCCGGCCTGTCGCCGCCGGCGACCGAGCCCGTGCCCGTCGCCGTCTGGGTGATCGGCATCGCCGGCCTGTTCGGCTACCACTTCTTCTATTTCACCGCGCTGCGCGCCGCCCCGGCGGTCGAGGCGAGCCTGATCGCCTATCTCTGGCCGCTCTTCATCGTGGTCGGCTCGGCGCTGATGCCGGGCGAGCGGCTGCGCTGGTTTCACGTCGCGGGCGCGCTGCTCGGTCTCGCCGGCACGGCGCTGATCGTGACCAAGGGCGGTGCGGTCGCCTTCGAGGCGCGCTACGGCTTCGGCTATGCGATGGCGCTGGTCTGCGCCTTCGTCTGGGCGATCTATTCGCTCGCCTCGCGTCGCTTTCCGCAGGTGCCGACGTCCATCGTCACCTGGTTCTGCCTCGCCACCGCCATCCTGTCGGCGCTCTGCCACCTGGCGCTGGAAGAGACCGTCTGGCCGCAGGGCGTCGGCCAGTGGCTCGCCGTCGCCGGCCTCGGCCTGATGCCGGTGGGGGCCGCGTTCTATGCCTGGGACTACGGCGTCAAGCACGGCAACATCCAGGTACTGGGTGCCGCGAGCTACGCAGCACCCTTGCTCTCGACGCTGGTGCTGATCGCCGGCGGCGCGGCAAGGGCCGAGCCCGCGATCCTCGCCGCCTGCGTGCTAATCACGGCGGGCGCGGTGCTGGCGGCGAAGAACATGCTGTTTCCGACCAGGGGAAAAGCCGAGGAAACGAAGGCATGA
- a CDS encoding lysoplasmalogenase → MMPFPGGVENIANGTLIFSVLLAVFYGMIVHRAPSLRRTIVKTGSVALLVLLAWLQGGPPLLIAALALSAVGDACLAQEGETPFLAGLASFLCAHVAYVALFWAKGGGIAEILSEPSRIVIAMALVAAVALILSRLWPALEAAMRLPVLLYCVAILAMGISSLSELGATVVLGAVLFMASDAILAAGRFLVPADDPRHAWMQPLVWVLYYAAQLLLTLSFIVA, encoded by the coding sequence ATGATGCCCTTTCCCGGCGGCGTGGAGAACATCGCGAACGGCACGCTGATCTTCAGCGTCCTGCTCGCCGTCTTCTACGGCATGATCGTGCACCGCGCTCCCTCGCTCAGGCGCACGATCGTCAAGACCGGCTCGGTCGCGCTCCTCGTCCTGCTCGCCTGGCTGCAGGGCGGGCCGCCGCTTTTGATCGCGGCACTCGCGCTCAGCGCCGTCGGCGACGCCTGCCTGGCGCAGGAGGGCGAGACGCCGTTCCTGGCCGGGCTGGCGAGCTTCCTGTGCGCCCACGTCGCCTATGTCGCGCTGTTCTGGGCCAAGGGCGGCGGCATCGCCGAAATCCTGTCCGAGCCGTCGCGCATCGTCATCGCCATGGCCCTGGTCGCGGCGGTGGCGCTGATCCTGTCGCGGCTGTGGCCCGCGCTCGAGGCGGCCATGCGCCTGCCCGTGCTGCTCTACTGCGTCGCGATCCTGGCGATGGGCATCTCGTCGCTGTCGGAACTCGGCGCCACGGTGGTGCTCGGCGCGGTGCTGTTCATGGCGTCGGATGCGATCCTGGCCGCCGGGCGCTTCCTCGTGCCGGCGGACGATCCGCGCCATGCCTGGATGCAGCCGCTGGTCTGGGTGCTCTACTACGCGGCGCAGCTGCTGCTGACGCTGAGCTTCATCGTCGCCTGA
- a CDS encoding TlpA disulfide reductase family protein → MADRKSGFPGLRPVLLAAVAGLATGAVAVYVSGVPSGNNLPEEPAGLARPAGAEADIAQCAQKSDRANTVAAAAKGEVAAMLAANPPQSLAGLSLNDPSGAKTTFGSMSGKVLLVNLWATWCAPCRAEMPALDALQKEMGSDGFEVVAVNVDTGDDTKPKKFLAETGVSNLGYYRENTLALFNELKKRGLALGLPVTLLVDRDGCLIANMNGPAEWASDDAKALVRTATGS, encoded by the coding sequence ATGGCGGACAGAAAGAGCGGATTTCCGGGGCTTCGCCCGGTCCTCCTTGCGGCGGTGGCTGGTCTGGCGACCGGCGCGGTGGCGGTATACGTGAGCGGGGTGCCCTCTGGCAACAATCTGCCCGAGGAACCGGCCGGGCTCGCGCGCCCCGCCGGCGCAGAGGCGGACATCGCCCAGTGCGCACAGAAATCCGATCGCGCCAACACCGTCGCGGCGGCCGCCAAAGGCGAGGTCGCGGCGATGCTGGCGGCAAACCCGCCGCAGTCGCTGGCCGGCCTCTCGCTCAACGATCCGTCGGGCGCGAAGACCACATTCGGATCGATGTCGGGCAAGGTGCTGCTGGTCAATCTCTGGGCCACCTGGTGCGCGCCCTGCCGCGCTGAGATGCCGGCGCTCGACGCGCTGCAGAAGGAGATGGGGTCTGACGGCTTCGAGGTCGTGGCCGTCAATGTCGATACCGGCGACGATACGAAGCCAAAGAAGTTCCTCGCCGAAACCGGCGTGTCGAACCTCGGCTACTACCGGGAGAACACGCTGGCGCTGTTCAACGAGCTGAAGAAGCGCGGCCTGGCGCTCGGCCTGCCGGTGACGCTGCTCGTCGACCGCGACGGCTGCCTGATCGCCAACATGAACGGTCCGGCCGAATGGGCGAGCGACGACGCCAAGGCGCTGGTGCGGACGGCGACCGGCTCGTAG
- the argH gene encoding argininosuccinate lyase, which yields MSEKKASNEMWGGRFASGPAAIMEAINASIGFDKKLYAEDIAGSLAHSKMLAEQGIIAKADQEKIAHGLNTILSEIEAGTFVFSTKLEDIHMNVESRLAELIGPAAGRLHTARSRNDQVAVDFRLWTKKELTRTAEALKGLIAAFLDKAETHAATVMPGFTHLQTAQPVTFGHHCMAYVEMFGRDLSRVRDAIERLDESPLGAAALAGTGFPIDRHMTASALGFREPTRNSIDSVSDRDYALEFLSVAAICATHLSRLAEEIVIWSTPQFAFVRLSDQFSTGSSIMPQKKNPDAAELVRAKTGRINGHLIGLLTVMKGLPLAYSKDMQEDKEAVFDAAETLDLMISAMTGMVGDMTINTEAMKRAAGSGFSTATDLADWLVREAGLPFREAHHVTGRAVAMAEAQKKGLEKLSIEDLRSLNPAITEDVYSVLSVNNSVKSRKSFGGTAPAEVKRQIRYWRKRLAKA from the coding sequence ATGTCCGAGAAAAAGGCCAGCAATGAGATGTGGGGCGGGCGTTTCGCCTCAGGTCCGGCCGCGATCATGGAGGCGATCAACGCCTCGATCGGCTTCGACAAAAAGCTCTACGCCGAAGACATCGCCGGCTCGCTGGCGCACTCGAAAATGCTGGCGGAACAAGGCATCATCGCAAAAGCCGATCAAGAAAAGATCGCTCACGGGCTGAACACGATCCTGTCAGAGATCGAGGCCGGCACCTTCGTCTTCTCGACCAAGCTCGAAGACATCCACATGAACGTGGAATCGCGGCTTGCCGAGCTGATCGGCCCGGCGGCCGGCCGGCTGCACACCGCCCGCTCGCGCAACGACCAGGTGGCGGTGGATTTCCGCCTCTGGACGAAGAAGGAGCTGACCCGCACCGCCGAAGCCCTGAAGGGCCTGATCGCAGCCTTCCTCGACAAGGCCGAGACGCACGCCGCCACCGTCATGCCCGGCTTCACCCATCTCCAGACCGCGCAGCCGGTGACCTTCGGCCACCACTGCATGGCCTATGTCGAGATGTTCGGCCGCGACCTTTCCCGCGTGCGCGACGCGATCGAGCGGCTGGACGAGAGCCCGCTGGGCGCGGCAGCCCTTGCCGGCACCGGCTTCCCGATCGACCGCCACATGACGGCGTCGGCCCTCGGTTTCCGCGAGCCGACCCGCAATTCGATCGACAGCGTGTCCGACCGCGACTACGCGCTGGAGTTCCTGTCGGTCGCCGCCATCTGCGCAACTCATCTGTCGCGGCTGGCGGAGGAGATCGTCATCTGGTCGACGCCGCAATTCGCCTTCGTGCGCCTGTCGGACCAGTTCTCCACCGGCTCCTCGATCATGCCGCAGAAGAAGAACCCGGATGCGGCCGAGCTGGTGCGCGCCAAGACCGGCCGCATCAACGGCCACCTGATCGGCCTCTTGACCGTGATGAAGGGCCTGCCGCTCGCCTATTCGAAGGACATGCAGGAGGACAAGGAGGCCGTCTTCGACGCCGCCGAGACGCTCGACCTGATGATCTCGGCGATGACCGGCATGGTCGGCGACATGACGATCAACACCGAGGCGATGAAGCGCGCCGCCGGCTCCGGCTTCTCCACTGCCACCGACCTCGCCGACTGGCTGGTGCGCGAAGCGGGCCTGCCGTTCCGCGAGGCGCACCACGTCACCGGCCGCGCCGTCGCCATGGCCGAGGCCCAGAAGAAGGGCCTCGAAAAATTGTCGATCGAGGACCTCCGCTCGCTGAACCCCGCCATCACCGAGGACGTCTATTCCGTCCTGTCGGTGAACAACTCGGTGAAGAGCCGCAAGTCCTTCGGCGGCACCGCGCCCGCCGAAGTGAAGCGCCAGATCAGATACTGGAGGAAGCGGCTGGCGAAGGCTTAG
- a CDS encoding DNA helicase gives MKLTASIPHLKRKAKLAARSARVPLHAALDGVAREEGFTSWSLLAARHAGSTSARDLHARLSPGDLVLVGARPGQGKTLFSLELAVEAAKAGHRSVFFTLEYTMRDVLDRLRAIGAEPSGLEGRFEVDLSDAISADHVMKALAEAPRGTLAVIDYLQLLDQKRDNPDLATQVRRLKAFATGRGVVLVFISQIDRAYDPARKPVPDWTDVRLPNPLDLGLFDKAVFLNGGEVRVSEAA, from the coding sequence ATGAAACTCACCGCATCCATTCCCCATCTCAAGCGCAAGGCGAAGCTCGCCGCCCGCTCGGCCAGGGTGCCGCTGCACGCCGCGCTCGACGGCGTCGCCCGCGAGGAAGGCTTCACAAGCTGGAGCCTGCTCGCCGCGCGGCACGCAGGGTCGACGTCGGCCCGCGATCTGCATGCGCGGCTCAGTCCCGGCGATCTCGTGCTGGTCGGCGCCCGGCCGGGCCAAGGCAAGACGCTGTTCAGCCTGGAACTTGCCGTCGAAGCGGCGAAGGCGGGGCACAGGAGCGTGTTCTTCACGCTCGAATATACGATGAGAGACGTGCTCGACCGGCTGCGGGCGATCGGCGCGGAGCCGTCTGGCCTGGAGGGGCGCTTCGAGGTCGACCTGTCGGACGCAATCAGCGCGGATCACGTGATGAAGGCGCTTGCCGAGGCGCCGCGCGGCACGCTCGCCGTGATCGACTACCTGCAGCTGCTCGACCAAAAGCGGGACAATCCCGACCTCGCGACGCAGGTGCGCCGGCTGAAAGCGTTCGCAACCGGTCGCGGCGTCGTCCTCGTCTTCATCTCGCAGATCGACCGGGCCTACGACCCGGCGCGCAAGCCGGTGCCGGACTGGACCGACGTGCGCCTGCCGAACCCGCTGGATCTCGGGCTGTTCGACAAGGCGGTGTTTTTGAATGGCGGGGAAGTGAGGGTGAGCGAGGCAGCGTGA